A region from the Bradyrhizobium erythrophlei genome encodes:
- a CDS encoding RidA family protein has product MPVPFGSRKGPLFASSGIPGSDPETELFPEDGALQVKFLFANIKRGIEAAGGSLEDIIKCTFHLRDEEIRQHLNASWEESFPDPASRPARHTLMLHNFPREIAVMAEFLAVLPAN; this is encoded by the coding sequence ATGCCGGTTCCGTTCGGGAGTCGTAAGGGCCCGCTGTTCGCCTCGAGTGGCATTCCGGGCAGCGATCCAGAGACAGAGCTTTTTCCTGAAGATGGGGCCCTTCAGGTCAAATTCCTGTTTGCAAACATCAAGCGCGGGATCGAGGCCGCCGGTGGCAGCCTCGAGGACATCATCAAATGCACCTTCCATCTTCGCGATGAAGAGATCCGCCAGCATCTCAATGCAAGCTGGGAGGAGTCGTTTCCGGACCCGGCCAGCCGTCCGGCACGCCACACGCTGATGCTGCATAATTTCCCGCGAGAGATCGCCGTCATGGCCGAATTCCTCGCCGTTCTTCCCGCGAACTGA
- a CDS encoding sulfite exporter TauE/SafE family protein, whose translation MIAMISVALASGALVGFSLGLIGGGGSILATPLLLYVVGVAQPHVAIGTGALAVSVNAFASLAGHARAGNVRWRCALVFAIVGTLGAFAGSSLGKLVDGNRLLFLFGLIMIAVGAMMLRPRRENAAAERETNLATCLLTAAVAFLAGMASGFFGIGGGFLIVPGLMLATHMPMIKAVGSSLLAVGSFGLATAINYSLSGLVDWRIAGEFIAGGIVGGLAGMMLANRLSRGKETLKRVFAVLIFMVAAYVLYRSGQTMMS comes from the coding sequence ATGATCGCGATGATCAGCGTCGCACTGGCTTCCGGAGCCCTTGTCGGGTTTTCGCTAGGACTGATCGGAGGCGGCGGCTCCATCCTGGCAACGCCGCTGTTGCTCTACGTTGTGGGCGTGGCTCAGCCCCATGTCGCAATCGGAACCGGCGCGCTTGCAGTATCGGTGAATGCTTTCGCCAGTCTCGCCGGCCATGCCCGCGCTGGAAACGTGCGCTGGCGATGTGCGCTCGTGTTCGCCATCGTCGGCACGCTCGGCGCCTTCGCCGGATCGAGCCTCGGCAAGCTCGTCGACGGTAATCGGTTGCTGTTTCTGTTCGGACTCATCATGATCGCCGTTGGTGCGATGATGCTGCGGCCGCGCCGCGAAAATGCGGCGGCCGAGCGGGAAACCAATCTCGCAACCTGCCTGCTGACCGCGGCGGTCGCGTTCCTGGCCGGCATGGCGTCGGGATTCTTCGGCATCGGCGGCGGATTCCTGATCGTGCCGGGCCTGATGCTGGCTACCCACATGCCGATGATCAAGGCAGTGGGCTCCTCGCTACTGGCAGTAGGCAGCTTCGGGCTCGCCACGGCGATCAACTACTCGCTGTCCGGTCTGGTCGATTGGCGGATCGCCGGTGAGTTCATCGCCGGCGGCATCGTGGGCGGGCTCGCCGGCATGATGCTGGCTAATCGGCTGTCGCGCGGCAAAGAGACGCTGAAGCGCGTCTTTGCGGTCCTGATCTTCATGGTGGCCGCCTACGTCCTCTATCGCAGCGGACAAACGATGATGAGTTAG
- a CDS encoding peroxiredoxin, whose amino-acid sequence MNEPVLERSTPAIVTRPLLIGNPAPRFSTRTTMGNRSLDDYRGRWLVFFSHPADFTPVCTSEFVAFSKAYGRFQALGCDLLALSVDSLYSHIAWVRSIHERFGVTVLFPITEDPSMAIAAAYGMIHPDAADSSTVRATFVIDPGGLIRAMVWYPMSTGRSVEEILRLVEALQTSDKEAVSTPEGWRHGDPVIEPAPITVDALNDQDPSGDTLDWYYRLRKL is encoded by the coding sequence ATGAACGAGCCCGTCCTTGAACGATCGACGCCGGCGATCGTGACCCGCCCGCTCCTGATAGGCAACCCTGCGCCACGCTTTTCAACCCGCACGACCATGGGTAACCGATCGCTGGACGATTATCGCGGCCGCTGGCTGGTGTTTTTCTCGCACCCGGCGGATTTCACGCCCGTCTGCACCAGCGAGTTCGTCGCCTTCTCGAAAGCCTACGGCCGCTTTCAGGCGCTGGGTTGCGATCTCCTGGCCCTCTCCGTCGACAGTCTGTACTCGCACATCGCCTGGGTGCGCTCGATCCACGAACGCTTCGGCGTGACGGTGCTCTTCCCAATCACTGAGGATCCGTCGATGGCGATCGCCGCCGCCTACGGCATGATTCATCCGGACGCGGCCGACAGCTCCACCGTGCGGGCGACCTTTGTTATCGATCCCGGCGGCCTGATCCGCGCCATGGTCTGGTATCCGATGTCGACTGGCCGCTCCGTTGAGGAAATTCTCCGTCTGGTCGAAGCGCTGCAGACCTCCGACAAGGAAGCCGTGTCAACGCCCGAAGGCTGGCGCCACGGCGACCCCGTCATCGAGCCGGCGCCGATCACCGTCGATGCCCTCAACGATCAAGACCCGTCCGGTGACACGCTGGACTGGTATTATCGCTTACGAAAACTGTGA
- a CDS encoding L-piperidine-6-carboxylate dehydrogenase gives MSVNTIKPSAQAGNLSLKAEVDALLVELGVEPVSYTGGTLVAKTPITGETVAHVREVDTAGATSTIEKAHAAFLGWRLIPSPKRGELVRLLGKELRSNKRTLGRLVSIEAGKIESEGLGEVQEMIDICDYAVGLSRQLYGLTIATERHEHRMAETWHPLGVAGIISAFNFPVAVWSWNAALALVCGNSVVWKPSEKTPLTALAADALFGRALRRFKADGGSAPDGLSAVLVGGREIGEALVNNPRVPLVSATGSTAMGRAVAPKLAQRFARAILELGGNNAAVVTPTADLDLTLRGVAFAAMGTAGQRCTTLRRLFVHESIYDSFVPRLKNVYASVSVGNPLTGNLVGPLIDGLAYESMQRALGEAKAAGAAIVGGDRVTVAGADAAFYVRPALVEIGGQTGPVERETFAPILYVIKYSDFDAVIELHNAVPQGLSSSIFTNDLREAEAFLSPRGSDCGIANVNIGPSGAEIGGAFGGEKETGGGRESGSDAWKAYMRRATNTINYGRTLPLAQGVTFDVD, from the coding sequence ATGTCAGTCAATACGATCAAACCATCCGCCCAGGCCGGAAACCTCTCGCTCAAGGCCGAGGTCGACGCGCTTCTGGTTGAGCTCGGTGTCGAACCCGTCAGCTATACCGGTGGCACGCTGGTTGCGAAGACCCCGATCACCGGCGAAACCGTGGCGCATGTCAGGGAGGTCGATACCGCCGGCGCGACCTCGACCATCGAAAAGGCTCATGCGGCTTTCCTCGGATGGCGCCTGATCCCAAGTCCCAAGCGCGGCGAACTGGTGCGGCTGCTTGGCAAAGAGCTGCGCAGCAACAAGCGCACGCTCGGCCGGCTCGTTTCCATCGAGGCCGGCAAGATCGAGTCCGAAGGTCTCGGCGAAGTCCAGGAGATGATCGACATTTGCGACTACGCCGTGGGGCTTTCCCGCCAGCTCTACGGTTTGACGATCGCCACGGAACGCCACGAGCACCGCATGGCGGAGACCTGGCATCCGCTCGGCGTCGCCGGCATCATCTCGGCGTTCAATTTCCCGGTCGCGGTCTGGTCATGGAATGCCGCGCTGGCACTGGTCTGCGGCAACAGCGTCGTCTGGAAGCCGTCAGAGAAGACTCCTCTCACCGCCTTGGCGGCGGACGCGCTGTTCGGACGCGCTCTGAGGCGCTTCAAGGCCGATGGCGGCTCGGCGCCCGACGGGTTGTCCGCCGTGCTGGTCGGAGGGCGCGAGATCGGTGAGGCCCTCGTCAACAACCCCAGGGTTCCCCTGGTCTCGGCGACCGGTTCGACCGCCATGGGACGCGCCGTCGCTCCGAAGCTCGCGCAGCGCTTTGCCCGTGCCATTCTGGAGCTCGGCGGCAACAATGCGGCGGTGGTCACGCCGACGGCCGATCTCGACCTGACGCTGCGCGGAGTCGCCTTCGCGGCAATGGGCACGGCCGGCCAGCGCTGCACCACCCTGCGCCGCCTCTTCGTTCACGAGAGCATCTACGACAGCTTCGTGCCGCGCCTGAAGAATGTCTACGCGTCCGTCTCAGTCGGCAATCCCCTCACCGGCAATCTGGTCGGCCCTCTCATTGACGGCCTCGCTTACGAATCGATGCAGCGCGCCCTCGGCGAAGCCAAGGCCGCGGGTGCCGCCATTGTCGGCGGCGACCGTGTCACCGTCGCAGGCGCGGATGCGGCTTTCTACGTCCGCCCGGCGCTGGTCGAGATCGGCGGCCAGACCGGACCGGTCGAACGCGAGACCTTTGCGCCGATCCTCTATGTCATCAAATACAGCGACTTCGATGCCGTGATCGAATTGCACAATGCCGTTCCGCAGGGCCTGTCGTCTTCGATCTTCACCAACGATCTGCGCGAGGCTGAAGCCTTCCTGTCGCCGCGCGGCTCCGATTGCGGGATCGCCAATGTGAACATCGGCCCCTCGGGCGCAGAAATCGGCGGCGCATTCGGCGGCGAGAAGGAAACCGGCGGCGGGCGTGAATCCGGGTCGGACGCATGGAAAGCCTACATGCGCCGCGCCACCAACACGATCAACTATGGCCGCACGCTGCCGCTCGCCCAAGGCGTCACGTTCGATGTGGATTGA
- a CDS encoding aromatic-ring-hydroxylating dioxygenase subunit beta: protein MSTASLRSEIEDFLYREASLLDGWQLDEWLGLFAPDTFYGVPSPDAPDSNSDRSLYLIADDQTRLADRVTQLLGKEVWAERPRSRTRRMITNVVPNETANGDIEVWSNFALYRTRLDKIGVFFGRHNHLLQRVKGGFSIRRRLSVLDLESLQSVGKISFIL, encoded by the coding sequence ATGAGCACGGCGTCACTGCGGTCGGAGATTGAGGATTTCCTCTATCGGGAAGCCTCGCTCCTGGATGGTTGGCAACTCGACGAATGGCTCGGCCTGTTCGCGCCGGACACCTTCTACGGCGTGCCGTCGCCGGATGCGCCGGATTCGAATTCCGATCGCTCGCTGTATCTGATCGCTGATGATCAGACCCGGCTCGCCGATCGGGTCACGCAGCTTCTGGGGAAGGAGGTCTGGGCAGAGCGGCCGCGCTCGAGAACGCGACGGATGATCACGAATGTCGTTCCGAACGAGACGGCGAACGGCGACATCGAGGTATGGTCGAACTTCGCGCTCTACCGAACGAGGCTCGACAAGATCGGCGTCTTCTTCGGACGGCACAACCACCTCTTGCAGCGTGTCAAGGGCGGCTTTTCGATTCGCCGAAGGCTTTCGGTGCTGGACCTCGAGTCGCTGCAATCCGTCGGCAAGATCAGCTTCATCCTGTAG
- a CDS encoding nuclear transport factor 2 family protein: MNPTMTPEEAADRLAIRELIDAYAHCADRRDASGQMALFTEDTAFHVFMDSRSSEPTYVLHGRSALAPVFADLNQYQATTHFNGQSTIRLDGDGATGESYCIAHHVSLDGDKRTLMIASIRYLDKFVKQDGAWLFAERKLMVDWTETRSSAPKRGETGKAAAMKNRQVWLCSRPNGIPQPTDFALREAEVPRISDGEFLVRNIFLSADPAMRGWIADKSTYWPRIEVGDTMRAFSVGEVIESRSPGYAAGDKVMGIFGWQDYAAAKPQQVMRKVLEDDLPLSLSLGVLGLNGLTAYFGLLDVCRPKTGETVVVSTAAGGVGSAVGQIAKIKGCRTIGFAGGAEKVRQCIEEFGYDSAVDYKSTADLDGAIARLCPHGIDAFFDNTSGAIHDAVVRQINVGARIAICGTASYASWDPWNEGPRPERHLLVKRAIMQGFLTTDFAPRYEEAIAALAGWIRSGKLRYREDMQEGIEAAPASIAMLYVGENRGKLVIRL, translated from the coding sequence ATGAACCCGACCATGACCCCGGAAGAAGCGGCCGATCGCCTCGCTATCAGGGAACTGATCGACGCCTATGCCCATTGCGCCGACCGGCGCGACGCAAGCGGGCAGATGGCGCTCTTCACTGAGGACACGGCGTTTCACGTTTTCATGGACAGTCGCTCGTCCGAGCCGACCTACGTCCTCCACGGCCGCAGCGCGCTTGCGCCTGTCTTCGCTGATTTGAACCAATATCAGGCGACGACGCATTTCAACGGCCAGAGCACCATCCGCCTCGATGGTGACGGAGCGACCGGTGAAAGCTACTGCATTGCCCATCACGTGAGCCTGGACGGCGACAAGCGCACCCTGATGATCGCGTCGATCCGTTACCTGGACAAGTTCGTGAAGCAGGACGGCGCTTGGCTCTTCGCCGAGCGCAAGCTCATGGTCGACTGGACCGAAACACGCAGCTCGGCTCCCAAGCGCGGCGAGACAGGAAAGGCGGCAGCAATGAAAAACCGGCAAGTATGGCTATGTTCACGCCCCAACGGAATTCCGCAGCCGACGGACTTTGCGCTACGCGAGGCGGAGGTGCCGAGGATTTCGGACGGCGAGTTCCTCGTTCGCAACATCTTCCTGTCGGCAGATCCGGCAATGCGCGGTTGGATTGCCGACAAGAGCACCTATTGGCCGAGGATAGAAGTTGGCGACACCATGCGCGCATTCTCGGTCGGGGAGGTGATCGAATCGCGAAGTCCTGGCTATGCAGCTGGCGACAAGGTCATGGGTATATTCGGCTGGCAGGACTATGCCGCAGCCAAACCGCAGCAGGTCATGCGGAAGGTCCTCGAAGATGATCTTCCCCTGTCGCTCTCGCTCGGCGTGCTCGGACTGAACGGCCTGACGGCCTATTTTGGTCTGCTGGACGTCTGCCGGCCGAAGACCGGGGAAACCGTCGTGGTCTCGACGGCCGCCGGTGGGGTTGGCTCTGCCGTGGGCCAGATCGCGAAGATCAAGGGGTGTCGTACCATCGGGTTCGCCGGTGGTGCGGAGAAAGTCCGGCAGTGCATCGAAGAGTTCGGCTACGATTCCGCCGTCGATTACAAGTCGACGGCGGATCTTGATGGAGCGATCGCCCGGCTTTGCCCCCATGGCATCGACGCGTTCTTCGACAACACGTCCGGTGCAATTCACGATGCCGTTGTCCGGCAGATCAATGTCGGAGCGCGCATCGCTATTTGCGGGACCGCCTCGTATGCGAGCTGGGATCCCTGGAACGAGGGACCGCGGCCGGAGCGGCATCTGCTCGTCAAGCGCGCAATCATGCAGGGCTTCCTCACCACCGATTTTGCTCCACGGTATGAAGAAGCCATTGCCGCGCTGGCTGGCTGGATTCGTTCCGGCAAGCTTCGGTATCGCGAGGACATGCAGGAAGGCATCGAGGCCGCTCCCGCATCGATTGCGATGCTCTACGTCGGGGAGAACCGGGGCAAGCTGGTCATCAGATTGTAG
- a CDS encoding NADP-dependent oxidoreductase — protein sequence MSKQTRRWVLAQRPHGVVQSDDFRLETVPLGALQPGQVHVRAVAFGNAPAMREWMDEYSEGTAPPILVGEPLRGGGVAVVVHSAHSEFREGDIVTGLMDWCEEAIIDPHQVWPRDAKAWAGARRYRLLDAGSDPGLALGVLGGNGLAAYFGIMDVAQPKAGETVVVSAAAGSVGSIAGQIARICGARVIGIAGGKGKIRQLVEDLGFDAGIDRSAPDFALQLRNACPEGINVYFDNVQGEVLDTCLEHLAKGGRVAMCGGVSVLNEDGGRARYNLMRVVWKRARLQGFSIFEYSEQKRHEALEQLGQWIQQGRLRIIQEHRHGFDQLPRAFIDLLAGRSSGSQVVWMRGTDLK from the coding sequence ATGAGCAAGCAAACCCGGCGATGGGTGCTGGCACAACGACCCCATGGCGTCGTTCAGTCCGACGATTTCCGTCTCGAGACCGTGCCTCTTGGCGCTCTGCAGCCCGGGCAGGTCCATGTCCGGGCGGTTGCCTTCGGCAATGCGCCAGCCATGCGCGAATGGATGGATGAGTACAGTGAGGGAACGGCACCTCCCATTCTCGTCGGGGAGCCGCTGCGCGGAGGCGGGGTCGCGGTCGTCGTCCATTCGGCCCATTCCGAGTTTCGGGAAGGCGACATTGTCACGGGGCTGATGGATTGGTGCGAGGAGGCGATCATCGATCCGCACCAGGTCTGGCCGCGTGATGCGAAAGCCTGGGCGGGCGCCAGGAGATATCGGCTGCTGGATGCGGGCTCAGATCCAGGGTTGGCGCTGGGTGTCTTGGGCGGCAATGGGTTGGCCGCGTATTTCGGAATCATGGATGTCGCGCAACCAAAGGCGGGCGAGACCGTGGTCGTTTCCGCTGCAGCCGGGTCGGTAGGATCAATTGCGGGTCAAATCGCGCGGATTTGCGGTGCGCGCGTCATCGGCATTGCCGGCGGCAAAGGCAAGATCCGGCAACTTGTCGAAGATCTGGGATTCGACGCGGGTATCGATCGATCCGCGCCTGACTTCGCCCTGCAGCTTCGGAACGCCTGTCCCGAAGGCATCAATGTCTATTTCGACAACGTGCAGGGCGAAGTGCTCGACACTTGCCTCGAGCACCTGGCCAAGGGTGGTCGCGTCGCGATGTGCGGCGGCGTTTCGGTGCTGAACGAGGACGGGGGGCGCGCGCGCTATAATTTGATGCGCGTGGTGTGGAAGCGCGCGCGACTGCAGGGATTCAGCATCTTCGAATATTCCGAGCAAAAGCGGCATGAAGCGCTTGAGCAACTCGGGCAATGGATCCAGCAGGGCCGACTTCGCATTATCCAGGAGCACAGGCACGGCTTCGATCAGCTGCCCCGGGCGTTCATCGATCTATTGGCGGGCCGGAGTTCCGGCAGCCAGGTCGTCTGGATGCGCGGGACCGATCTCAAGTAA
- a CDS encoding GntR family transcriptional regulator, with product MSTMESPTSLTHGAYAELRSELLACNFAPGEKLKIDDLCRRFAVGSSAVREALSRLASEGFVVSEPQRGFRVAPLSVDALRDLTDVRCSIEALCLQGAIEKGGIEWQSQVVAALHRLTNTPVWADKAARRYSNEYAKAHEIFHEALAAGCGSPWLLHLRAVLFNHSARYRWFTGPLSKVDRDLDKEHREIAEAALARDSEHAVALMNAHLQKTAKVVLDAVSSQGELPARSSRAKPGETNTSEGPGLKRKRSTASA from the coding sequence ATGAGCACCATGGAATCACCCACAAGCCTCACCCACGGAGCCTATGCGGAGCTTCGCTCTGAACTGCTCGCGTGCAACTTCGCGCCCGGAGAGAAACTGAAGATCGACGATTTGTGCCGTCGCTTTGCGGTCGGCTCGAGCGCCGTGCGTGAGGCGCTGTCGCGCCTCGCATCGGAGGGGTTTGTCGTCAGCGAACCGCAGCGAGGCTTCCGCGTCGCGCCACTGTCGGTCGATGCCCTTCGCGATCTGACCGACGTTCGATGCAGCATTGAGGCGCTCTGTCTTCAAGGCGCGATCGAGAAAGGTGGAATCGAGTGGCAGTCGCAGGTGGTCGCCGCGCTGCATCGCCTGACGAATACGCCGGTATGGGCAGACAAGGCCGCGCGCCGCTATAGCAACGAATATGCGAAGGCCCATGAGATCTTTCACGAAGCCCTCGCAGCGGGATGCGGAAGCCCGTGGCTTCTTCATCTGCGAGCGGTTCTTTTCAATCATTCTGCACGCTACCGGTGGTTTACCGGTCCCTTGTCTAAGGTGGATCGAGACCTCGATAAGGAACATCGCGAGATTGCAGAGGCCGCTTTGGCGCGGGACAGCGAACACGCGGTCGCACTGATGAACGCGCATTTGCAAAAAACCGCAAAGGTCGTTCTCGACGCCGTATCGTCTCAGGGCGAGCTGCCTGCGAGATCCTCCAGGGCAAAACCAGGCGAGACTAATACGTCTGAAGGCCCAGGTCTAAAACGCAAGCGCAGCACGGCATCCGCCTGA
- a CDS encoding TIGR01244 family sulfur transferase: protein MGKVKEPLMKPIAVTEKLAVAQQPKLSDFQEFKRQGFTTIVNNRPDGEDPNQLGSAAEEAAAHAAGLGYVHIPVTSTAMTEDDARRLKEAIEQAPGPVVAHCRSGARSFRLWVLSGDLDSHTDAELLAKAAELGIDRSWLAAHRNSSGGDKK from the coding sequence TTGGGCAAGGTCAAGGAGCCCCTGATGAAACCTATTGCAGTCACGGAAAAGCTCGCGGTCGCCCAGCAACCGAAACTTTCGGATTTTCAAGAGTTTAAGCGGCAAGGGTTCACGACAATCGTGAACAACCGGCCGGACGGCGAAGACCCAAACCAGCTCGGCTCGGCGGCAGAGGAGGCGGCCGCCCACGCGGCCGGGCTCGGCTACGTCCACATCCCCGTAACGAGCACGGCCATGACCGAGGATGACGCCCGACGTCTCAAGGAGGCGATCGAGCAGGCGCCCGGCCCCGTCGTCGCGCACTGCAGGAGCGGCGCGCGATCCTTCCGCCTTTGGGTTCTGTCAGGGGATCTCGATTCACACACGGATGCCGAGCTGCTTGCCAAAGCGGCAGAACTCGGCATCGACCGGTCCTGGCTTGCCGCACATCGCAACAGCTCCGGAGGAGACAAGAAATGA
- a CDS encoding fumarylacetoacetate hydrolase family protein — translation MRFIAYERNGTRGLAVADQAGRHWGLDDGGAHGRLESALAGGRDGLKDLAAALLKGEPIDPEAVSFLPPLSAPGKIICVGLNYADHTAESSMQQPDYPTLFGRFASSLIGHGAPIVRPTVSEALDYEGELVAVIGRGGRHIPQSAALDHVAGYSIFNDGTIRDYQFRTPQWTIGKNFDSTGAFGPAFVTADELPSGASGLKLETRLNGTVMQKASTSDLIFDVATLVALISVGITLFPGDIIVTGTPSGVGAARKPPLYMKPGDVCEIEIEGLGVLRNPIELEAKDAVRAAA, via the coding sequence ATGCGCTTCATCGCCTATGAAAGAAACGGAACGCGCGGCCTCGCGGTGGCCGATCAAGCCGGCCGGCACTGGGGGCTTGATGACGGCGGAGCGCATGGCAGGCTCGAAAGCGCCCTTGCCGGCGGACGGGACGGATTGAAGGATCTCGCAGCGGCTCTCCTCAAGGGCGAGCCGATCGATCCCGAAGCGGTGAGCTTCCTTCCGCCGCTGTCCGCACCCGGCAAGATCATCTGCGTGGGATTGAATTACGCGGACCACACCGCCGAAAGCAGCATGCAGCAGCCGGACTACCCGACGCTCTTTGGCCGGTTCGCGTCGAGCCTCATCGGGCACGGTGCGCCGATCGTGCGACCGACTGTCTCGGAGGCGCTCGACTATGAAGGGGAGCTTGTCGCTGTCATCGGGCGCGGCGGCCGTCATATCCCCCAGTCCGCGGCCCTCGACCATGTCGCCGGATATTCGATCTTCAACGATGGTACGATTCGCGACTATCAGTTCCGAACGCCGCAATGGACCATCGGCAAGAATTTCGACAGCACGGGAGCATTCGGGCCCGCATTTGTAACGGCCGACGAACTTCCGTCAGGTGCGAGCGGCCTGAAACTCGAGACGAGATTGAACGGGACGGTGATGCAGAAGGCATCGACCTCCGATCTGATCTTCGATGTCGCAACGTTGGTCGCGCTGATCAGCGTGGGCATTACGCTGTTTCCGGGAGACATCATCGTGACCGGCACGCCGTCCGGCGTCGGTGCTGCACGCAAACCGCCTCTCTATATGAAGCCCGGCGACGTCTGCGAGATCGAGATCGAGGGATTGGGCGTTCTGCGCAATCCGATCGAGCTTGAAGCCAAGGACGCGGTGCGTGCGGCCGCCTGA
- a CDS encoding TetR family transcriptional regulator C-terminal domain-containing protein, whose amino-acid sequence MTARKKTQPPKRAARTTKSKRTQQERRAASDEQLLKGAVGLIARRGSNFSLAEVGRCSGFSHAMAGARFGSRAEFIRNVRMTIRQQSYDTWEPHASARRPIDAFDAYLDWVSHADEGGRALYILLTEALTLESPDRADYAEHNLQLRQAFEQSIDETRIGKHPREVNTETIALVLVGMLRGIAIQWLLEGDAINLEQVRATARWILEKALGQTPKPEDRPTARARSPERT is encoded by the coding sequence ATGACAGCACGCAAAAAAACTCAACCGCCAAAGCGCGCCGCGCGCACCACCAAATCGAAGCGCACCCAGCAGGAGCGGCGGGCCGCCTCGGACGAGCAGCTGCTGAAGGGCGCCGTTGGCCTGATTGCCAGACGGGGCTCGAACTTCTCGCTGGCGGAAGTCGGACGATGTTCCGGTTTCAGCCATGCGATGGCCGGGGCCCGGTTTGGCTCACGCGCCGAGTTCATCCGAAACGTCAGGATGACCATACGCCAGCAGTCCTACGACACATGGGAGCCACATGCCTCGGCGCGACGCCCGATCGACGCATTCGATGCCTATCTGGACTGGGTCTCCCACGCCGACGAGGGCGGACGCGCGCTCTATATCTTGCTGACCGAAGCCTTGACCCTGGAATCGCCTGATCGCGCCGACTATGCCGAGCACAATCTTCAGCTGAGACAAGCATTTGAGCAAAGCATCGACGAAACCAGGATCGGAAAGCACCCGCGCGAAGTGAACACCGAAACAATTGCTCTCGTTCTCGTGGGAATGCTCCGCGGGATCGCGATCCAGTGGCTGCTCGAAGGTGACGCCATCAACCTGGAACAGGTGCGAGCAACTGCGCGCTGGATCCTGGAGAAAGCGCTGGGCCAGACGCCTAAGCCTGAAGACCGGCCGACGGCGCGCGCTCGCAGCCCCGAGAGGACGTGA
- a CDS encoding aromatic ring-hydroxylating oxygenase subunit alpha → MSAISGARTTGPANAKPWILENKGEGRFDVRRAAFTADLVEAEMRGIFDHSWLYVGHESEIPNSGDFVTRTVAGRPLVLVRSSDGMIRVLQNSCSHRGAEVCRERRGNSRLFVCPYHAWTFQNDGQLRGTSFPDGVSKGFDRKRMGLKTPPRTEIYRDLVFVSFDRDIVDLQTYLGRAKDYLDQILDQGESGTEIVEGTHEYSIDANWKLLIENSIDGYHAPSTHQRYFDYLKRNSGSIDRGPQRYSRGMDLGNGHALMTGEATFPRPVALWASMLGDEAQPELDRVMKRLVERFGPDRADRIATHSRNLFIFPNLIINDVQAITVRTFFPIRPDRMSVISWALAPRNEPEGLRKVRLDSYLSFLGPGGFATPDDIELLESCQRGFANREAEWSDLSRGMSDAEPDMLSEEQMRAFWRRWDHMMRDDGAPASTVAGERI, encoded by the coding sequence ATGAGTGCGATTTCCGGCGCGCGGACGACCGGTCCGGCGAATGCGAAACCCTGGATCTTGGAAAACAAGGGCGAGGGGCGGTTTGACGTGCGAAGGGCGGCGTTTACGGCTGATCTCGTCGAAGCGGAAATGAGAGGCATCTTCGACCACTCCTGGCTTTACGTCGGGCACGAGTCCGAGATTCCAAACAGCGGCGATTTCGTCACGCGCACCGTTGCCGGGCGGCCGCTGGTGCTGGTGCGGTCGTCGGATGGGATGATCCGCGTGCTGCAGAATTCGTGCTCGCACCGCGGAGCAGAGGTGTGCCGCGAGCGGCGCGGAAATTCGCGGCTGTTCGTTTGCCCGTACCACGCTTGGACCTTTCAGAATGATGGCCAATTGCGGGGCACGTCGTTTCCGGACGGCGTCTCGAAGGGCTTCGACCGCAAGCGGATGGGGCTGAAGACGCCGCCGCGGACGGAGATCTACCGCGACCTGGTGTTCGTTAGTTTCGATCGCGACATCGTCGACCTGCAAACCTATCTGGGGCGGGCGAAGGACTATCTCGACCAGATTCTCGATCAGGGGGAGTCCGGCACCGAGATCGTCGAGGGCACCCACGAATATTCGATCGATGCAAACTGGAAGCTGCTGATCGAGAACAGCATCGATGGCTATCACGCGCCATCGACGCACCAGCGCTATTTCGACTATCTGAAGCGGAATTCCGGCAGCATCGACCGGGGGCCTCAGCGCTATTCGCGCGGAATGGACCTCGGCAACGGGCATGCGCTCATGACGGGTGAAGCGACGTTCCCGCGTCCCGTGGCGCTGTGGGCGTCCATGTTGGGAGACGAGGCACAACCGGAGCTCGATCGGGTGATGAAGAGGCTGGTGGAGCGGTTTGGTCCCGATCGCGCCGATCGGATCGCGACCCACTCGCGAAATCTCTTCATTTTCCCCAACCTGATCATCAACGACGTTCAGGCGATCACCGTCCGGACCTTCTTTCCGATCCGGCCAGATCGGATGAGCGTGATTTCATGGGCTCTCGCGCCAAGGAACGAGCCGGAGGGCCTGAGAAAGGTTCGACTGGACAGCTATCTGAGCTTCCTTGGCCCTGGCGGCTTTGCAACGCCTGACGACATCGAGCTTCTGGAAAGCTGCCAGCGCGGCTTCGCCAATCGCGAGGCCGAATGGTCGGACTTGTCTCGTGGCATGAGCGACGCGGAGCCGGACATGTTGAGCGAGGAGCAGATGCGGGCCTTCTGGCGGCGGTGGGACCACATGATGCGTGACGACGGAGCGCCGGCGTCGACAGTGGCAGGAGAGCGCATATGA